A segment of the Synechococcus sp. MEDNS5 genome:
GCGCAAACCACCCAGTGATGGCTTGAAACGATGGGGTGGGTGATGGATAACGCCACACAGCTCGATGAATCCTGCCCTGTGATGTCACCACATCGAAGTACTCCGCTACCCCTTTCCATTCGCAAAAACTTCGTCCTGCTGCGGGGGAGAGCAAGGCTGTGGCCATCCCCGTTGGTGGCAAGTAGTAAGTGGGAGGGTGATACGTCTCGAGCACGCGTTGGCAGCCCTTGCCATCGAAGAGCACTTCACCGCCGACTTTGATCAGAACGTGATCCTCGCTGGGCTCCAGTCGTGGTGGCCTGGGGTAGTCGGCGACCCTCTCCAATGCCATGGCGTGATGATCGTCTGCTCTGATGATGGCGCTGTCTCCCCTGCACTGGAGTGATGCGACCCGTCGACCCCCATCAGCCGGTGGTGATTCTTGGTGGATTTCTGATTACCGAGGAGGCGTATCAGCCGATGGCCGAAGCCATCAGGAAATCCGGTGCTGCGGACGTGTTGGTCGTTCCGGTCAGCCGCCTCGACTGGTTGCTCACCAGCTGGGGATTCGGCTGGCGGCGCGTGCTCGATCGCGTGGCAGCAGCGGTGGAGCAGCAGCAGAACATGTCAACTAGCGGGCAGGTCACCTTGGTCGGCCACAGCTCCGGGGGGGTGATGCTGCGCCTGTATCTCAGTGATGAGGATTTCCAGGGGCGTCGGTACGGCGGCTCTGATCGCTGCAACCGCCTGGTCACACTCGGCAGTCCCCATCAGGCCATCCGAGCGACCCCCCTGCGCGCCATGGTGGATCGCCGCTACCCGGGTTGCCATCATCCGGAAGTGGATTACGTGGCTGTTGCCGGCGAGCTTGATCTCAGTGCTGCCATGGCATCCGCGTTCAGTCGGCGCAGCGCTGCTGGCAGCTACAGGAGCATTACGGGCGACGCGTCGGTGTCAGGGGATGGTCTTGTGCCCGTTTCGTCAGCCCTCTTAAAGGATGCCCGTCATCAGGTTCTCGCTGCCACCGCCCACGGCGGTTTATTCGGTTCGCTCTGGTATGGAAGCCCTGAGCGTGTTCACGCTTGGTGGCAGTTCGTTCAAAGCTGATTCAAGTGAGTGCGTCCGGTCTTGGTTTCAGTCTTCGGCCATCAATGCGCCAGTAGCCGAACCAGTCGGGACTCAGATCCATCTCCAGGGCAGAGGGCTGCTTCCGCAACGTGATGCGCCAACCATCAAGGCCATCGATCGGCAAGCAATCATCGACGTCACCAACGCAATTGATGCTGTGCAGATCATCCTTGTGAAGCTGCAGTGAGTTCCTCAACCAACGGGCTTTGGCCCGGGCCTTGGCCGCCTGCTGTGAGCCTGCCACCACAAGGCCGAAATGATGCTGTTCCTGAAGCGATTCCCGCATATAGCCACCGAGATTGACAAACCACAAGCGATTCACCGGGCCAGCCTCATCACGCTCAGAGAACTCCGCCTGGTCCACGGCTGATGGCATCAGATGGATCGCGAAGCCATCCACCTGGGTGATGGCCTTGTAGCTGTCCACATGCAGTCCCTTCTGCAAGCCGAACCATTCGCGTCTCAGCGATGGAATGGTGTCTTCGATGCAAGACCCCACCACCCAGCGCACATCGTGGAGTTCCACGTGGCACGTGGCTGTACGTCCTCCGAGGACGACAAGAAACAAAGTCGGTTGATCGGTCATGACGACAGGGCGAAGCCGCCTACCAAGCCGCAAACCACAACAACCCGCCAGGCCGGTTGCTTCCAACCGACCAGAAGCA
Coding sequences within it:
- a CDS encoding DUF427 domain-containing protein, producing the protein MALERVADYPRPPRLEPSEDHVLIKVGGEVLFDGKGCQRVLETYHPPTYYLPPTGMATALLSPAAGRSFCEWKGVAEYFDVVTSQGRIHRAVWRYPSPTPSFQAITGWFALYPGLMQGCWVNAEPVIPQPGGFYGGWITSAVEGPFKGDPMHPELI
- a CDS encoding triacylglycerol lipase, with the protein product MRPVDPHQPVVILGGFLITEEAYQPMAEAIRKSGAADVLVVPVSRLDWLLTSWGFGWRRVLDRVAAAVEQQQNMSTSGQVTLVGHSSGGVMLRLYLSDEDFQGRRYGGSDRCNRLVTLGSPHQAIRATPLRAMVDRRYPGCHHPEVDYVAVAGELDLSAAMASAFSRRSAAGSYRSITGDASVSGDGLVPVSSALLKDARHQVLAATAHGGLFGSLWYGSPERVHAWWQFVQS
- a CDS encoding DUF1543 domain-containing protein, with translation MTDQPTLFLVVLGGRTATCHVELHDVRWVVGSCIEDTIPSLRREWFGLQKGLHVDSYKAITQVDGFAIHLMPSAVDQAEFSERDEAGPVNRLWFVNLGGYMRESLQEQHHFGLVVAGSQQAAKARAKARWLRNSLQLHKDDLHSINCVGDVDDCLPIDGLDGWRITLRKQPSALEMDLSPDWFGYWRIDGRRLKPRPDALT